A window of Spirochaetae bacterium HGW-Spirochaetae-1 genomic DNA:
CAGAAACCACTTTTTTTCTTGACAATAAGAATAGTCGTGTTACGATTGCATATATGAACAACGTCCGTATATACGGACTTTAGGAAATGGTGTTATGAACAGATCAGTTGACCGAGCAATCGACATCATCGAACTTGCCACACAAAACCGGGGAGGAGTAAGCCTCAGGGATATCCTCATTAAAACCGGAATGCCTAAAAGCAGCGCTTTTGACATTGTCCGCTCCCTGGTGAAACGGAATATTCTCCGGGAGATTCCGGGAAAGACCACCCTCTACGCACCGGGAAGGCAGCTCTATTTCATGGGAAACAGCTATCCTGAAAGTCTTCCGATCCTGAAGATTCTTATTGATCGTCTTCAGGAGACTGCCGAGGCCACTCATTATAATACATACGCCGGAGTTCTGGAGAACGATGAACTGGTTTATGCCTATAAATACAAGCCGAAGAAATCCATTCTCACTGCCGCGGGCCTGGGGGATAAAAAGCCCCTCCATTGCACCGCCCTTGGCAAGGTTCTGGTTTCATTCCAGAAACCTGATGAGTGCCGTCGCCTCATAGCGAGCCTTCCCCTTTCCCGCCTTACAAACTATACCATCACCGACCGAGAGGAATTTTCCAGGGAAATACAAGAGTGCTTCGATCGGGGTTATGCCCTTGATATAAGAGAAAACGATGATCATACCTTCTGTGTGAGCGCGCCGGTCCTTAATAACGAAGGGGTGGCTGAAATGGCAGTAAGCCTTTCATATATTTATTCTGAAAATATAAGTCTGGAAAAGGAAATAAAGATTATTCGGGACATCGCTCATGAGCTTTCCCAGACACTGGGATACAGCGGTCCTCGCCCGGGTAAAAAACAAGGTGAGGAATAAACCATGGCGAAAATAATCACTCTGGGGGAGATCATGCTGCGTCTCTCCACCCGTGAAAACCAGCGCTTTTCTCAGGCCCGGGATTTTTACGCCACCTATGGAGGCGGCGAAGCGAATGTGGCTGCCAGCCTTGCCAATTTTGGACATGAAACAGAGTTTATCTCCCGGCTTCCGGACAACGCCCTGGCCGACGGGGCTATAAAATTTCTCAGGGGTCATGGAGTGGGAACCCGTCATATTCTGCGGGGCGGTGAACGGATGGGAATCTACTTTCTGGAACCGGGGGCAAGTATGCGGCCGTCAAGGATTATCTATGACCGGGCACGCTCGGCCATGGCTGAAGCGGACCACCGGGATTTTCACTGGGAGTCCATTTTCCGCGAAGCCCGGTGGTTTCACTGGTCCGGTATTACTCCGGCACTATCGGACAGCGCAGCTGAACTTACCCGGCAAGCCTGTATGGCGGCGAAGGCCGCCGGAGCCGTAATTTCCGTAGACCTGAATTTCCGGAAAAAGCTGTGGAGTCCGCAAAAGGCCATATCAGTGATGACACCCCTTATGGAATACGTGGATGTCTGCATCGGGAACGAGGAGGACGCCCAGAACTGCCTGGGATTCACGCCGGAAGGAAGCGATGCTGCCGCCGGGAAGCTCAACCTCGAGGGATACCGTACCATGTTTCAGGGAATGCGCGATCGCTTCGGGTTTTCCACCATCGCCAGCAGCCTGAGGGAGAGCATCTCTGCCGACGATAACCGGTGGAGCGGTATTCTCTATGACGGTACGGAATTTATTACCTCGCGACAATATCATATCCACATCATCGACCGGGTGGGGACAGGCGACAGTTTCTCCGCGGGCCTCATTCACAGTCTTCTCGATGGTGATACTGCCGGGGCGATCAACTTCGCCGTGGCCGCCTCGGCCCTGAAACACACCATTCCGGGGGACATCAACCTGTCCACCCTGAGCGAGGTGCAGGAACTCCTTTCCGGCGACGGCACTGGCAGGGTCCAGAGGTAAAACTATGGGACCGGTAAAGAATATAACAAACGAAGAAGACATCTCCATGGATATCAAGATGGGACCCAAGTGTTTCCCCGAGATACGGGAACTGGCGGAAGGCAGGCCCATGTCGTCAACAAAGCACTTCAATGATTTTTGCAAATACATCGACATGAGACTGGACTGCGCCGATTTCCGCATGGTGAGCCTGCTGAGAACTGTCTATGAATGGCCCCACCTGCTTGGTCAGGCCTGCATCGATCGGGCCCGCCGGGTGATCATCAACTTTAAATACTGGATGGATGAACCGGGCGATGACAGCATGTGCTACTGGAGCGAGAACCACCAGATCCTTTTCGCCGCCTGCGAATACCTGGCGGGGCAGTTGTATCCCCGTGAGATATTCACCAATGATAACCGAAAAGGAGCCGAGAAGCAGGAGCGCGCCCGGATCAGAATAGAGCGCTGGATAGAATATCGCTTCCTCTACGGTTTCACCGAATGGCACTCCAATGTTTATTACGAAGAAGACATTGCTCCCCTGACTATCCTTATCGACTATGCCCGGGACACGGCACTTGTGGAGCAGTGTAAAATGATCCTGGACCTTCTGCTCCTTGATATAGCCATGCACAGCTGGAAGGGACTCTTCTCGGCCTCGAGTGGCCGGTGCTACGAAGATCAGAAACGATTTCCTCTGAAACAGGAAACCCTGGAGATCGCGGAAAAAATATGGGCAAGGGGATACATCCGCCAGTACAACTGGGAGCGCCTTTCCGCGAACTTCCTTTTATGTAAAAACTATGATCTCCCTGAAGTGATCCGCAGAATCGGTGAAGACGGTGCTATCGTGGAGATCCGGGACTCCATGGGCCTGGACCTCGCGGAGATCCGCCGGGAATTTTCCGATCCCAGGGATATCGACACCACGGGGATGTTCCTCTGGGCCATGGAGGCCTTCACCAATCCGGAAAGCATTTCCATGACCATGAAGATATTCAATGACTGGAGCCTGGAGAAAAATATTTTTCTGAAGGATTTTGGTCCCCTGAACATTTTCCTTCTCAGAAAGCTCAGACTATATCCCCTGTTCAGCCGGGTCCTCCATCCCTCTACGGACGGAATCGCCATCCAGCGTTCCAACAGCTACACCTATAAAACGCCGGAGTATATGCTTTCTACGTCCCAGGCCTATCATCCCGGGGAATTCGGGGACCAGCAGCACATCTGGCAGGCCACTCTTTCCGAGGAACTGACCGTCTTTACCACCCACCCGGCCGCTGCCATGTTCGACGACAACGCCCGTAATTTTTCTCCTTCTTACTGGGTGGGCAACGGCATCAATCCCCACAGCGTTCAGGACAGGAACATCCACCTCAGTATCTACCGCCTGGGGGTACGACGGGGATACCTGGAAAAGCATCGTCACCTGTTCACCCATGCCTGGTTCCCCTTTTCACGCTTTGACGAGGTGGCGCTCCGGGGACGCTGCGCCTTTGGCCGGAAAGGGAAGGCCTTCATCGCCATGACGGGCGCCTCGGAGCTTCGCAGGGAGCCGGGGAAGGAGAATGAGCTTATACAGGATGGCAGGAACCACTTCTGGATCTGTGAGCTCGGCCGGGAAGGCGAGCCGGAAAACGGCGGAGGAACATATCAGGATATTCACCGGGACTTCAACTCCTTTATTGAAGCGATTGAAAAACGGGAAGTCTTCTTTACCGGCCGGCAACTGACCTATATCACCCCTGGACGCAACTTTCGCCTGAAGTATAAAAGAGGATTCTGCATAAACGGAGAGGAGCAGAAACTTGATTACCAGCGCCTGGAATCCCCCTATGGCGCTATCCAACGCAAGCCCGAAGAAATTTCTATTATTTTCGGGGATTCGGAGCTTTACATGAACCTGAAAAAAACGATCCGGAGATGGAGATGAAAACAACGTACTTTCAGAAGATAATCGATCTGGGGGACAGCGTCATCCGGCGCTTTCCTCCCAGGATGAAGTGGATGTGGGGCGAGGCCCTCCTGGGATACGCCCTTACTGAATTGGACGCCTTCCTGAAAGAGGAAAGGTACTTTGACTTCACCAGGGCCTACTGCGATTACTGGGCAGCCGCGGACCCCCGGGTGGACCAGTCCGACACCTCGGCCCCGGCCCTCATTACTTATGCCATGGAGAAGCGCACAGGCAATCCGGCCTACGCGGCCCTCACGGAGAAAGTATTGAATTACATAAAACACGAACCCCGGATTCTGGACGATGCAGTGAACCACTTGGGTAACAGCCCCGAGAGCAGGCTCTATCCCCGGTCCATCTGGGTGGACAGCCTTATGATGTTCTCGGTCTTCCCGTCCCGCTATGCTGCTGAAAAGGGCGACAGGGAACTCCTGGACTTCGCGGCGCGGCAGCCACGGCTTTATTCAGGATACATGCAGGATCGGGAAGACCACCTCTGGTACCACTGTTACTGGGTAAAGGCCCATAGCCATTACCCCAGGAAAAAGATATACTGGGGCAGGGGAAACGGATGGGTCATTGCATCCCTTCCCCTGATTCTGGACTATCTTCCCGGGGATCATCCCGAACGGGAAGGTATCATGAAAATTTTAAGAAGCACCAGCCATGCCCTTCTGCCCTACCAGCGGGAAGACGGCTACTGGGAAACGGTATTCAACCGTCGGGGAAAAACCTACAGGGAATCATCGGCAACTATGCTTATCGCCGCGGGATGGCTCAAAGCAGTACACAAAGAGTACCTGCCCCGGGATTTTCTGGCTCCGGCCGTCAGGGCTTTTCGGGCCGTAGTGAATAATTTCGAGTACCGTGACGGTGAAATATATATGCCTGAAATCTCGGCGCCCACCATCGCACTCCCGCTCCTTCCCTACACGGGGTACCGGTTCACGCCCCGGGGAAACAACTGGTCCTACGGACTGGCGGCGGCGATTATGGCGGGGATCAATTACCAGACCCTGGCCGACAAGGGCCTTATTCCCGAAGGAGGAGAATAATGATCGGCAATAACCCACATAAAAAACTTACCCGTTTCGAGGGCCTAAGCTTTGCCTCGGGAGATCTTTACGGCGGCGGCGCCCAGACCATGATCGCCTTTTTTTATCTCCGGTTTCTCACCGATATGGTGGGCCTGCAGCCGGGACTGGCCGCTCTCATCATCGCCATTTCCAAGATATGGGACGCCGTGAGCGATCCCCTCATGGGAGTCATCACGGACAATACCAGGAGCCGATGGGGCCGCCGGAAGCCCTGGTTTCTTGTGGGATTCTTCGCCATAATCATCGCCATGTTTCTCCTCTGGCTTCCTGTCCAATTCGAAAACACCAGTTTCAGGGCCGCCTTCGTTCTTTTTTCCTATCTTTTTTATTCAACGGTACAGACCATTATCATGGTTCCCTATTCGGCCATGAGCGCTGAGATCAGCATGGATTATGAGGAACGTAACTTTGTCAACGGGTCCCGTCTCCTTTTCTCACAGCTGTCAACCCTCCTGGCTGCAGTGCTTCCTCTGACTATTGTTAGCGCCTTTGCCGACGCCAGGATCGGCTACAATGTCATGGCCCTGGTCTTTGGCGTGTTCTACGCTCTCCCCTTTCTGTTAATCTTTTTAATCTGCAATGAACGGGTGCCGGAGCCGGGAGAAAAGGCAAGGTTTGATATCCGGCTTTTTGTCAAACCCCTGAAACTCCGGTCCTTTCGACTCCTTATTGCCATGTATCTGGGCGCCTTCCTGATGATGGATATTATTTCTGCGGTCTTCACCTACTACATGGACTATTTTCTCCTTCGTCCAAAAGAGCTCGAATACGTCCTGGGAACACTGCTTATCGTCAGCACCTGCCTGGTGCCCCTGGTCATCTATCTGGCCAACAGACTGGGCAAGGCAAAGTCTTTTTTTATCTTTCTCGCCGTCTGGCTCCTGGGGATAGCGCTCATTTCCCAGGTAAACACCAACTGGCCGAACTGGAGTATCTATGTTATCGCGGCCATCATGGGTATAGGCACAACCGGCGGAATTGTTACTCCCTGGATCATGTATCCCGATGTCACCGATGTGGGGGAGCTGGTCTTTGGTAAACGGGTGAGCGGTTCCTTCAGCGGTCTCATGACCTTTTTCCGGAAATTAAGCGGTGCCCTGGCCATCTTTATCGTCGGCCAGATACTTCAGTTTGCCGGTTACCGCATCCCCATCCAGGAGATGACGGGGGGAAAGCTTGTGGTGACAAAATTCCTTCAGCCTGAATCCGTTATTATCTCCCTGAGGCTCATCGTGGCGGTGATTCCCCTGTTCCTCCTTGGAGTGGTGTTCTTTGCCGCCCGCCGTTATCCACTCACCAGGGAACTTCATACGCGCCTCGTTAATGTCCTTAAATTTAAGAGAGGCGAACAGCCGGAAACACCGGCAATCAAAGCCGATGAAGAGGAGCTTATTCGCGTGCTTGCATAAAAGCAATGGTAATCATGAATACCGTGGATAAAAATCAAAGAAATATAGGTAAAAAAACACGAGGTGAAACCTATGAAACTTGACGTTCGCTATGCCAACCATCCCAATGACAGTAAAAGATATGACACCGAAGAGCTACGGAAGCATTACCTTGTTGAATCGGTGTTTGAGGCCGAGACTCTGCGACTTACCTACAGCCATCAGGATCGGATGATCGCCGGCGGTGCCATGCCCCTGCGGTCGGGCCTGAGGCTCGAGGCCGGGAAAGAGTTCGGCACCGAATACTTTCTGGAACGCCGCGAGCTGGGGATTATCAATATAGGGGGCGCCGGCAGCATCACCCTGGACGGAAAGGAATATGGGCTTGAATCCCGGGACGGAATGTATATCGGTATGGGGATTAAAGAGGTAATCCTTAAGAGTGCCGATCCAAAAAATCCCGCGAAATTTTATTTGAATTCAGCCCCGGCCCACCAGGAATATCCATCCGCGTTGATCCGGTTCAAGGACGCCAATCCCCTGCACATGGGAGACCAGGCGAACCTGAACAAGCGGACCATTTATCAGTACATCCACCCGAAGGTCTGTAAGAGCTGCCAGCTGGTCATGGGGATGACCCTCCTGGAACCCCATAATGTCTGGAACACCATGCCCTGCCACACCCATGAACGGCGGATGGAGGTCTATTTCTATTTCGACATGAACGATGAGACCCGGGTCTTTCACCTCATGGGCCGGCCCCGGGAGACCCGTCACATCGTCATGAAAAATGAACAGGCTGTAATCTCACCAAGCTGGTCCATACATTCCGGTGTGGGAACCAGCAATTACAGCTTTATCTGGGGAATGTGCGGCGAGAATCAGACCTTCGATGACATGGATCACTCCGCCATGGAGGATCTGTTCTGATGGCTTCATCAGATATCACTCGTGGAAGACCGGGTCGTCATGCAAAAACCCCGGTTGCACCGGCGCCCCTCGTAAGTCTCCAGACCTTTACCATACGGAAAGACCTAAAAAAAGCATGCCGGGGTGGGTCATTATTACGTGAGGCCCGACTCTTCAGGCTTATGGAAGACATCCGTAAAAAGGGGTACCGGCACCTGGAGCTCGCCCGGGCGCCCTTTGATCCGGAAATATGGGAAGATATCGGCAGGGCCGCTGCGAAGGCGGAGATCAGTATCGAAAGCACCCAGATAAAGCTCAGGGAGATAGAGGCTGACCTCGGTAAAACCATAGAGATGCATCGGAGCCTGCCATGCCGCCGGGTGGTGATATCAGTCCTTCCCCTGAGACTGGCGGGCGCCGGCGCTGCGGCATACCATGAATTCGCCGGACGCCTGAACCGCCTGGGAGAGAAACTTAGGGATTCCGGACTGGAACTGCTTTTCCATCATCATCATTTTGAATTCCTTCCCCTGAAGGACGAAAAAACGAAAACAGGCATGGATATTCTGATTAAGTGTCTCGATCCCCATCTGGTAAAGCTGGTCCTGGATACCTACTGGCTCCAGCGGGGCGGAGAAAACCCCGGAAGTTTTATCCGCCGCATCGGCGGGATGGGGCTCGCCGGGGGCGTACATCTGCGAGACTATGCTCTTACACTGAAATTCACAGCTATAAAGGCGTCGGACACCTGTGTGGGGAAGGGACGCCTTGATTTCACCGATATTTACCATGCCTGTAACGAGGCGCGGGTCGCCTACATGGCCGTGGAGCAGGACTCCGGGCTACCCTGGGAAGACATCTCCGCCGCATATAGCCACATGAAATCAATAATTTATAACACAAGGGGGATATAGACCATGATTCTGGACACATTTAAACTTAAGGGTAAAACAGCCATCGTCACCGGTACCTCTCGGGGCCTCGGCCAGGCCATAGCCCGGGGACTCTCTGAAGCCGGGGCAAACATTGTCGGTGTGAGCAACGAGAGTTCCCAGGAGACCGGTTTACTAATCGAAAAGAACGGCGGCCGGTACCTGGAACTCCAGGTGGACCTGAGAACCACCGCGGGGATACCGGGAATCATAAGTGAAGGACTCCGGGCCTTCGGCTCCCTGGATATCCTGGTGAACAACGCCGGCATCATCCGGCGCAATGACGCCCTGGACTTCACCGAGGAGGACTGGGACGCTGTCATGGACATCAACCTGAAAAGTCTCTTCTTTCTCTCCCAGGCGTCGGCCCGGCAATTCGTCATCCAGGGCCGGGGGGGCAAGATTATCAATATCGCCTCCATGCTGAGCTACCAGGGGGGTGTCCGCGTCGCCTCCTACACCAGCAGCAAGAGCGGCGTCATGGGCCTTACCCGTCTCCTGGCCAACGAATGGGCAAAACACAACATCCAGGTGAACGCCATCGCCCCGGGATACATGGCCACTGAAAATACCGCACCCTTGAGGGCCGATGAAAAACGGAGCACCGAGATACTGGACCGAATCCCGGCGGGCCGCTGGGGAGTTCCCGAGGATCTCCAGGGAGCGGCGGTTTTCCTTGCCGGCTCCGCTTCCGATTATATCAACGGGTTTACCCTGGCCGTGGACGGCGGATGGCTCGCCCGGTAAAGGAAGGGAAGGATATGCCGGGCAATGTACAGATTATTTTGACCTACTCCTGGTAAGGGGATTATGCATCTTTTAACAGAAGACCCCCTTAAGGAGTATCTTTATAAAAAATAATGCATTAGCAGCAAATAACCACATCATAAAAAACTTGGGAGGGGAGAAATGAAAAAAATAACTCTAATCATTTTGGTGCTTCTATCTGCTTTTTTTGCTGGATGCGGTACTGATACAAGCAATGACAGCGCCAAACCAGACTTTATCGCCCGGCGTACCGCCTTCATTGAAGGAACTATTAATGCATCTCCGTCAAAC
This region includes:
- a CDS encoding 5-dehydro-4-deoxy-D-glucuronate isomerase, with amino-acid sequence MKLDVRYANHPNDSKRYDTEELRKHYLVESVFEAETLRLTYSHQDRMIAGGAMPLRSGLRLEAGKEFGTEYFLERRELGIINIGGAGSITLDGKEYGLESRDGMYIGMGIKEVILKSADPKNPAKFYLNSAPAHQEYPSALIRFKDANPLHMGDQANLNKRTIYQYIHPKVCKSCQLVMGMTLLEPHNVWNTMPCHTHERRMEVYFYFDMNDETRVFHLMGRPRETRHIVMKNEQAVISPSWSIHSGVGTSNYSFIWGMCGENQTFDDMDHSAMEDLF
- the kduD gene encoding 2-deoxy-D-gluconate 3-dehydrogenase; amino-acid sequence: MILDTFKLKGKTAIVTGTSRGLGQAIARGLSEAGANIVGVSNESSQETGLLIEKNGGRYLELQVDLRTTAGIPGIISEGLRAFGSLDILVNNAGIIRRNDALDFTEEDWDAVMDINLKSLFFLSQASARQFVIQGRGGKIINIASMLSYQGGVRVASYTSSKSGVMGLTRLLANEWAKHNIQVNAIAPGYMATENTAPLRADEKRSTEILDRIPAGRWGVPEDLQGAAVFLAGSASDYINGFTLAVDGGWLAR
- a CDS encoding 2-dehydro-3-deoxygluconokinase — protein: MAKIITLGEIMLRLSTRENQRFSQARDFYATYGGGEANVAASLANFGHETEFISRLPDNALADGAIKFLRGHGVGTRHILRGGERMGIYFLEPGASMRPSRIIYDRARSAMAEADHRDFHWESIFREARWFHWSGITPALSDSAAELTRQACMAAKAAGAVISVDLNFRKKLWSPQKAISVMTPLMEYVDVCIGNEEDAQNCLGFTPEGSDAAAGKLNLEGYRTMFQGMRDRFGFSTIASSLRESISADDNRWSGILYDGTEFITSRQYHIHIIDRVGTGDSFSAGLIHSLLDGDTAGAINFAVAASALKHTIPGDINLSTLSEVQELLSGDGTGRVQR
- a CDS encoding MFS transporter, with the protein product MIGNNPHKKLTRFEGLSFASGDLYGGGAQTMIAFFYLRFLTDMVGLQPGLAALIIAISKIWDAVSDPLMGVITDNTRSRWGRRKPWFLVGFFAIIIAMFLLWLPVQFENTSFRAAFVLFSYLFYSTVQTIIMVPYSAMSAEISMDYEERNFVNGSRLLFSQLSTLLAAVLPLTIVSAFADARIGYNVMALVFGVFYALPFLLIFLICNERVPEPGEKARFDIRLFVKPLKLRSFRLLIAMYLGAFLMMDIISAVFTYYMDYFLLRPKELEYVLGTLLIVSTCLVPLVIYLANRLGKAKSFFIFLAVWLLGIALISQVNTNWPNWSIYVIAAIMGIGTTGGIVTPWIMYPDVTDVGELVFGKRVSGSFSGLMTFFRKLSGALAIFIVGQILQFAGYRIPIQEMTGGKLVVTKFLQPESVIISLRLIVAVIPLFLLGVVFFAARRYPLTRELHTRLVNVLKFKRGEQPETPAIKADEEELIRVLA